The Streptomyces sp. NBC_00597 DNA segment TCCTTGGCCTTCCACTCCACCTTGAACTGGCCCTCACGGGTCGGAGTGTTCTCGGAGCCGAAACGGACGTCCAGCGTGGAGACGATCTTGCCGTCGATCATCCAGGCGAGCGTGCGGCTCTCCTTGCTGATGCACATGACGCGGCCCGTCATGCAGCGCGGGTCCGGCGCGTCGACCTCGTTGACGGTCGGCGGACGCAGCTCGTCGGCGGTGGGCTTCTTGCTCAGGCCCTGGACCTTCTTCCAGGTGGCCTCGTCGACCGACCCGGAGGCCGTCAGGCCGTTCTTCGCCTGGAAGGACTTGACCGCGGCGGTCGTCTTCGAACCGTAGAAACCGGTCGGCGCGACCGTCATGTACTTGAGCTGCTTCAAACGGGCCTGGAGCTCGCGCACCTGCTCGCTGTCGTCGCCGTTCGCCATGATGGCCTTGACGGTGGTCGGCGAAGGGGACGCGGACGGCGACTGCGAGGCGGACGGCGAAGGCGAGGGCGACGCATCGGCGGGCTTGTCGTCCGTCGACGGTGAGCTCTCAGGGGTGGAACCCGCCGCGGACGCGGACGGAACCGAAGAGGCGGAACCGGCCGGCTCCGTCTTCTGGGGCCCGCAGGCGGTCGCGGCGAGCGCGACGGCGGTGGCCACCCCGAGCGTGCGGACTATGACTCTCTGGCGGTGCATCTCGGTCCCCCGATTTCTACGTCGTGTATCTAGGTGATGCTTGGCGGGCGTGGAGAGTTGCGGACGGCCCGGGGATGTTGCGCCATTGTGACCAGCGGCCGACAGGCAACGGCCGCAGCCGTCGCGGGGAGGTTGTACCAGCCCCGGGGCCGTTCGCTCTACGGAGGGCTTGGTCACATGGCGAGTACTGAGAGCGGGATTCCGATCGAACCCGTCTACGGGCCGGGGGACCTGACGACGTGGGATCCGGGGGGCAAACTGGGTGAACCCGGGGCGTATCCCTATACGCGGGGGGTCTATCCGACCATGTACACCGGCAAGCCGTGGACGATGCGGCAGTACGCCGGGTTCGGAACGGCGGCCGAATCCAACGCCCGGTACCGGCAGCTCATCGCGGGCGGCGGCACCGGACTGTCGGTCGCCTTCGACCTGCCCACCCAGATGGGCCACGACTCCGACGCGCCGCTCGCGCACGGGGAGGTCGGCAAGGTCGGCGTCGCGATCGACTCCGTCGAGGACATGCGGGTGCTGTTCGACGGGATCCCGCTCGACCGGGTCTCCACGTCCATGACCATCAACGCCCCGGCGGCGCTGCTGCTCCTCATGTACCAGCTGGTCGCCGAGGAGCACGGGATCGCGGGCGGGCAGCTGACCGGGACCGTGCAGAACGACGTGCTCAAGGAGTACATCGCGCGGGGCACGTACATCTTCCCGCCGGAGCACTCGCTCCGGCTGACCGCCGACACCTTCCGGTACTGCAAGGCCGAGATCCCCCGCTGGAACACCATCTCCATCTCCGGCTACCACATGGCCGAGGCCGGGGCCTCGCCCGCGCAGGAGATCGCCTTCACGCTGGCCGACGGCATCGCGTACGTACGGACGGCGCTGGCCGCCGGGATGGAGGTCGACGAGTTCGCCCCGCGCCTGTCCTTCTTCTTCGTCGCCCGCACCACCCTGCTGGAGGAGGTCGCGAAGTTCCGGGCCGCGCGGCGGATCTGGGCCCGTGTCATGCGGGAGGAGTTCGGCGCCCGCGATCCCAAGTCGCTGATGCTCCGCTTCCACACCCAGACCGCCGGGGTCCAGCTGACGGCGCAGCAGCCGGAGCTGAACCTCGTACGGGTGGCCGTACAGGCGCTGGGTGCGGTGCTGGGCGGCACGCAGTCACTGCACACCAACTCCTTCGACGAGGCGATCGCCCTGCCGACGGAGAAGTCGGCGCGGCTGGCACTGCGGACCCAGCAGGTGCTGGCGTACGAGACGGACGTGCCGCACACCGTCGACCCCTTCGCGGGCTCGTACGCGGTGGAGCGGATGACGGACGACGTCGAGGAGGCGGCGCTCGCGCTGATGCAGCGGGTCGAGGACATGGGCGGGGCGGTGGCCGCGATCGAGGCCGGCTTCCAGAAGGGGGAGATCGAGCGGAACGCCTACCGCATCGCGCGCGAGACGGACGACGGCGAACGGGTGGTGGTCGGGGTCAACCGCTTCACGCTGGAGCAGGAGGAACGGTACGAGCCGCTGCGCGTCGACCCGGCGATCGAGGACCGGCAGCGGGAAGCGCTGGCCGCCCTGCGCGCGGACCGCGACAACGACGCGGTGGCGACGGCGCTGGGCGCCCTGCGCGAGGCGGCGGCCGGGACCGACAACGTCCTCCACCCGATGAAGGAAGCCCTGCGCGCCCGCGCCACGGTGGGCGAGGTCTGCAACGCCCTCCGGGAGGTGTGGGGCACGTACGAGCCGACGGATTCCACATGGTGAAACAGCGGATAGACAGGAGCAACCCTATGGGACACTCCTGCACATGCTGGGTGTCACCGATCTGCCGACCTACCTCGTCGGGCTCATACTGATCATTTTGCTGCCGGGGCCGAACTCGCTCTACGTGCTCTCCGTCGCGGCCCGCCGCGGCGTGCGCACCGGGTACAAGGCCGCGGCCGGGGTGTTCTCCGGGGACGCCGTGCTGATGGTGCTCGCCGCCGCCGGGGCGGGGGCGCTGCTCCAGGCCAGTCCGGTGGCCTTCGGCATCGTCAAGCTGCTCGGCGCCGGGTACCTGACCTGGCTCGCCGTCGGGATGATGCGCGGGGCGTGGGCGCTGTGGCGTTCGCGGACCGAGCGGACCGAGGCCCCGGCCGACCTGCAGGCCGCGGACGGCGGCGAGGGCGAGCGGCCCTACCGGCGGGCGCTGCTGATCAGCCTGTTCAACCCCAAGGCGATCCTGTTCCTCGTCTCCTTCTTCGTGCAGTTCGTCGACCCCTCGTACGCCTACCCGGCGCTCTCCTTCCTCCTGCTGGGCGCGCTGCTCCAGCTCGGCAGCTTCCTCTACCTGACCCTGCTGATCTTCAGCGGGACCCGGCTGTCCGCCGCCTTCCGCCGCCGCAAGCGGCTCTCGGCCGGGGCCACCTCGGCGGCGTGCGTGCTTTTCCTCGGCTTCGCCGCCAAGCTCGCCGTCAGCTGAGGGACGTGCGCCTGCGGCTCCCGGCTCCGCGGGGCCGCGACGGCAACGCCGTCGGCGGTGGCCGTCATCCGGGGCGGGCCGTGCGCAGCCGCCGCAGTCGGCGGACCACGCGGCGCACGGCCGGGCTCGCCGGGAGGAAGGACAGCTGGGCGGGGATGCCGCCGGGCAGGCCCAGGGTGGTCAGCCGGCGGCGTTTGAAGTAGCGCCAGGTCCGGTCGTCCAGGTGCGCGGCCAGATACCGTTCGGCCTCCGCGCGGCGCGGCGCCAGGACCTGCGGCTGCATGGTGAACCCGACCGCGGTGAGCAGTCCGGTCAGGGCGCCCCGGGCCCCTTCGGGGCCGGGCGCGGTCCAGCGGGCGACGGCGTCGGCGTCCGCGAGGGGCGGGAGCAGCGCGTCGACCAGCGTCAGCGGGATCCGGTTGCTGTTCTGGTACGGGGCGAGGCGGGCCAGTACGGCCTCGGTTCCGGTGCGCGCGACCGGCAGCCCGTACAGGGTGGCGGCGGTCAGCAGCCCGGTGGAGAAGCAGCCGACGACCAGGGCGGGGCGCAGCCGCTGGTAGAGGGGCTCGGCCAGGACGGGGGCGGTCACGACGGTGAGGCGGGCGCCGAGCCGCTCGGCTTCGGCCTCGGCGCGGCGGGAGTACTCGGCGGGTGCGCTGGGGTGGGGCTTGAAGACGAGTTCGCGGTGGCCGAGGGCGTGCGCGCCGCGGACCATCTCCACGTGGAGTTCCTCCTCCTCCTGGGGGGAGAGGAGTTCGAGGGCGGAGAGGTACTGGCCCAGCAGCAGCGCGGGCGCCTCGCCGAACCCGGCCTCTTCGCCGGTCCCGGTCGGCCCGGGCCCGTACGAGGGGAGTTCGGCGAGGACCTTCAGGAACTCGGGGGTCGGGACGAGCTCCGGCGGTACGTCGAACTCGGTGAGCAGCAGCGGATCCAGGCCCGGCACCAGGTCGAGGTGCAGGACGCGGCGCACGCGCATGCCGAGCTGCGGGTCGAGGCGGAAGCGGGTGGGTCCGTAGCTCATCAGCCCGTCGGCGTAGACGTCGACGGTGGCGCCGGGGAAGAGCGTGCACAGGGTGCGGGCCGGCGGGACCTGGATGGACTCCACGATGAGCTCGACGCGGTCCTCGCCCAGTCCCCAGACGGCCCGCAGCTGCCGTTCCCACAGGGGGACGTCCTCGGGGCGGGGGGCCCAGGCGCTGGGGTGCTGCGGGGCGATGGCCGCGTTCCAGTCGAGGACCTCGTCGAAGCGGGTGCGCAGGGTGGCGAAGCCCGGCATGTCGGCGAGGCCGGGGGAGACCTCGGCGGTGAGGGAATGGTTGCTGGTGAGCAAGATGCGCCGGCCGGCCGGCGGGAAGCTGCCCGCGTCGATGCCGGCGGCGAGCGTGGCCATGCCGTAGAGGGTGGAGGCGAGGAAGATCTGGGTGCACGGGATGCTCTGAGCGGCCATCAGGCAGCGGCTCCCGTTCGCGCCGGCCGGCGGCGCAGGCGGCGCAGCACTCCGGCGCGATCGGCGTCCATTGCGTTGAGGACCCGGTCCAGTACGTCCTGGGGCATGCGTCCGAGCGCGGCCGTGCTCATCGAACGGAGTTTTTTGGCCACGACCGGTTCATACCTTTCGATGGTCCCGATATGGTGCGCGATAATTGCGCAATACGTTCGGACGGCTTTCGGTAGTAGAAGATCACTTTCATGATCTTCGGCCGTATCGGCCAGAACCTGGTCGAACGCCTGGATGAAATCGAGCTGGCGCTCGTCCTTGATCTGCGTCAACGAGGTCGAGACGCCGCGCCGGTAGAAGATCCCGGGCAGTCCGATCGCCGCGAACGACCGGGCCTCGCGGTGCAGCCGCCAGATCCACGGCCGGTCCTCCGCAGTCCGCAGCCCGTCGGTGAAGTGCAACAGCCCGCGGTCCAGCAGCCGCCGGTGGTACATGCCGGCCCAGGCGTACGGGTAGTCGACAGAGGTCGCCCGGGAGGCGGGCAGGATCCCGGCGCGCGGATCGCCGACGACCAGCTGCGGACCGTACGGGACGTGCTGCACGCTGCGGCTCCGGCCGGTCACCTGGACATGGTCGTTACGGACGAAATCGCAGCTCAGAGCCTCTATGGTGGCCAGTGTGCGGGCCAGATGGCCGGGCGCCAGCCAGTCGTCGCCGTCCAGGAAGGCGAGGTATTCGCCGCGGGCCGCGTCCAGACCGGTGTTCCGGGCGGTGGCCAGGCCGCCGTTGCGTTCGTGTCTGAGGAGCACCGCCCCGGGCAGCTCGCGCGCCGCCCGGTCCAGGAGTTCGGGCGTCCCGTCCGTCGAACAGTCGTCGACGAGCAGGAACTCGAAATCGTCCCGGGCGTTGAGTTCGAGGCTTTTCAGGGCATCCAGTGCGTATGTCTGCACGTTGTAGAACGGCACGACGACGGAGAGCTTGAGCACCCGCAAGACATTAAGGCGCCGCCCGGCATTCACCATGGCCCGAATGCGGATTCCGTGTGAACGACGCGGGGCGGGCGCGTTAACCGGTACGGTTTCGCATTAAGTCGACGGGTTGTTAACCCGCTGTTGTGCGTTCGTTGGGCCGATCACCGAAATCGCGGAATAGCTTCTGCCGGGTGCCAGTCAGCAATCGCGCAGCATCTCGTACTCATCCGCGTACTGCCCTTCGCGTCGCCGTACTCGCCGATTCCGATACGCGCTGGAAATGGGGCGCACTCACCGCTCGCCGCCTCGCGACGCAGCCGCACCTCACCGGATACCTGCTCCGCGGCCGGGCCACCCCGACCGCGCGCCAGCTCGGCGAGGTCGGCGTGCAGGCCGACCGCCTCTCCGAGGTGACCTGCGCACAGTTCCTCGCGGAGATCGAGCGCGAACGGTACGACGTCGTCGTCCTCGCCCTCGTCGGCGGCGCAGTCCAGGCCGTCCTGCACGGGGTCCGCGCCCTGTGGCCCGAGCCGGCCGCCCGCCCCGTGCTCGTCACCGGGTACGTGGGCGTCGTATACGAGAAGCTCGCCGACGGGCTGCTGCTGCGGCACGGCGCCGACCTCGTCCTCGCCAACTCCCGACACGACGCGGGACGTTTCCGCGCGGTCTACGAGGGCGTCGGCGCCGACGCAGGCGCCGTCACGGAGACGGCGCTTCCGTTCCTGGACGGAGCGGCGTACGAGCGGGTCGGCGACCGCGCCCACACCGTGGTCTTCGCCGTCCAGCCGTCCGTCCCCGAAAGCCGCACCGACCGCGCCTACCTGCTGGAACGTGCCGCCCGGCACGCGCGACTGCACCCCGGGCGGGAGGTGCTGATCAAGCTGCGCAGCCGGCCCGGGGAGCACACCACGCACCTGGAGGAACAGCCCTACCAGCGGCTGGCCGAACGGATCCCCGGCGGACTGCCCGCCAATTGCCGGCTGGTGTACGGGAACATGGGCGAGGTCCTGGACGGCACGGACCTGCTGGTCACCGTCTCCTCCACGGCAGCGCTGGAGTCCCTGCACCGCGGCATCCCGACGGCCGTCCTCACCGACCTCGGCATCCGCGAGGTGCTCGGCAACCACCACTTCCTCGGCTCGGGCTGCCTGGCCTCCTGGGACCAGCTCGACGCCGGACTGCTGCCGCAGGGCGACCCGGACTGGCTGGCCGACCAGGGCGTGAGCGGCGCCGAGGACGCCTTCGCCGCCGCCCGCGCCCGGCTCGACGAACTGCTGGAGCGCGGAGTGCTCCCAGCCGTCGCTCCCTACTACACCCGGGTCACCGCCCCCGGGTACCTGCCCGGGATCCTGGCCCGGCACCACCTCGCCCCCGACGGGACCCCGCTGCCCGCCGCCGTCCGCGAGGGCGGCGGCGAGTCCCGGCTGCGCCGCCGGCTGCGCGCGTACCTGCGCGACGCGGCCCGCGGGGCGTACCGGCACGGCGTGCAGCGCGTGGCCCCGATGATCCGCCGGATGGGCGAACTGTGAGCCCGGCCGCGAGCACCGCTGCGAGCACCACCGCGCGTCCCGCCGCGGACCCGGCCGTGGATCCGGCTGCGATTTCGGCCGGGCGTTCCGCCGCGGACCCCGGCGTGGAGCCGGCCGTGATCCCGGCCGCGCGTCCCGCCACGGGCACCGCCGGGCGGCCCCGGGTGCTGGCCGTGATCCCGGCCCGGGGCGGGTCCAAGGGAGTCCCGGGCAAGAACCTCGCCGAGGTGGCCGGAGTCCCCCTCGTCGTACGGGCCGTGGAGGCCTGCCGGGGCGCCGCCACCGTCACCGACGTCGTGGTCTCCACCGACGCCGGGCCCATCGCCGCCGCCGCCCGCACCGCCGGGGCCGACGCGATCCGGCGGCCCGCAGCCATCTCCGGGGACACCGCGAGCAGCGAAGCCGCCGTACTGCACGCGCTCGACGCCTTCGAGGAACTCCACTCCCTCACCGTGGACGTCGTCCTCCTCGTCCAGTGCACCAGCCCCTTCCTGACCTCCTCCGACGTCGAGTCGGTCGCCGCAGCCGTCGCCACCGGCGCGGCCGACTCGGCCCTGACCGTCGCCCCGTTCCACGGCTTCCTCTGGCGGGAGGCCGCCGACGGGGCCGCGGCCGGCGTCAACCACGACAAGGCCGTACGCCCCCGCCGGCAGGACCGCCCCCAGGACCTGCTGGAGACCGGCGCCGCCTACGCCATGGACGCAGGCGGGTTCCGCACCGCCCGGCACCGCTTCTTCGGGCGCACCCTCCCCGTCGCCACCGACCCCGCCCGGGTCCTGGAGATCGACGACCCGCACGACCTGGCCCGCGCCCGCGTCCTCGCCCCCCTGTTCACACCCCCTCCGCACCCCCACGCACCGAACGAAGGACCTCAGCTGCCATGACCGTCGCCACCCCCAACTCCCGCCTGCGCACCTTCGGCTCGCGCACCGCCGGCCCCGGCCGCCCGGTCTACGTCGTCGGCGAGATCGGCATCAACCACAACGGCGACCTCGGCAACGCGTTCGCCCTCATCGACGCCGCCGCCGAAGCGGGCTGCGACGCCGTGAAGTTCCAGAAGCGCACCCCGGAGATCTGCACCCCGCGCGACCAGTGGGACATCGAGCGCGACACGCCCTGGGGCCGGATGACGTACATCGACTACCGCCACCGCGTGGAGTTCGGCGAGGCCGAGTACCGCTCCATCGACGAGCACTGCGCCAAGCGCTGCATCGACTGGTTCGCCTCCCCGTGGGACACCGAGGCCGTCGCCTTCCTGGAAAAGTTCGACGTCCCCGCCCACAAGGTGGCCTCCGCCTCCCTCACCGACGACGAGCTGCTGCGCGCCCTGCGCGCCACCGGCCGCACCGTCGTCCTTTCCACCGGCATGTCCACCCCGAAGCAGATCCGCCACGCGGTGGAGGTGCTCGGCAGCGACAACATCCTCCTCTGCCACGCCACCTCCACGTACCCGGCCAAGGCCGAGGAGCTCAACCTGCGGGTGATCAACAGCCTCCAGGAGGAGTACCCGAACGTCCCGATCGGCTACTCCGGCCACGAGACCGGCCTGCAGACCACCCTCGCGGCCGTCGCCCTCGGCGCCACCTTCGTCGAGCGGCACATCACCCTCGACCGTGCCATGTGGGGCTCCGACCAGGCCGCCTCCGTGGAGCCCGGCGGCCTGACCCGTCTGGTCCGCGACATCCGCACCATCGAGACCGCCCTCGGCGACGGCGTCAAGCGCGTCTACGACTCCGAGCTCGGCCCCATGAAGAAGCTCCGCCGGGTCCAGGGCGAACTCGCCTCGGTCTGACCCGCAGCCCGTCCGGTACGACGCCCCACCCGGTACGACGCCCCGCCCCGCCCCTGACGAGGAGTACGTGGTGACCCCCTCAACCTCCACCCTGGCTTTCGTCGAGAGTCCGGTCCAGCTCCTGAACGTGCTGGAGTGGGCGCACGCCGAAGCCGCGTCCCCGCCGGGCGGCACCCCCCTGCTCGACGCCGTCCCCCGCCAACCGGGCCCCCTCGCCTCGCGCACCCCCGGCCCGTCACCGGCGGCGGACCGCGGCGGGGCGGCGTCCTGGCTGCGGATCGTCGTCCTGCCCCCCACCGACCCGATGTCCCGGGGCCAGCTGCGCCGGATGGCGGGGCTGGCCCGGGACGAGGGGTACGAGGTCGCCTGGCAGGAGGCCCGCGGCGGCCGCCTCGCCCCGCTCAAGGCGCTGGCCGCGCTGGCCCGCGACGTGCGCGCGGCCCGCCGGGTCGTCGTCGGCGACCCCTTCTCCCGGTACGTACAGCTGCTGCTGACCCTCGTACGGGCCGAGGAACTCGTGGTGGTCGACGACGGCACC contains these protein-coding regions:
- a CDS encoding DUF6716 putative glycosyltransferase, producing the protein MPVSNRAASRTHPRTALRVAVLADSDTRWKWGALTARRLATQPHLTGYLLRGRATPTARQLGEVGVQADRLSEVTCAQFLAEIERERYDVVVLALVGGAVQAVLHGVRALWPEPAARPVLVTGYVGVVYEKLADGLLLRHGADLVLANSRHDAGRFRAVYEGVGADAGAVTETALPFLDGAAYERVGDRAHTVVFAVQPSVPESRTDRAYLLERAARHARLHPGREVLIKLRSRPGEHTTHLEEQPYQRLAERIPGGLPANCRLVYGNMGEVLDGTDLLVTVSSTAALESLHRGIPTAVLTDLGIREVLGNHHFLGSGCLASWDQLDAGLLPQGDPDWLADQGVSGAEDAFAAARARLDELLERGVLPAVAPYYTRVTAPGYLPGILARHHLAPDGTPLPAAVREGGGESRLRRRLRAYLRDAARGAYRHGVQRVAPMIRRMGEL
- a CDS encoding glycosyltransferase family 2 protein — its product is MLKLSVVVPFYNVQTYALDALKSLELNARDDFEFLLVDDCSTDGTPELLDRAARELPGAVLLRHERNGGLATARNTGLDAARGEYLAFLDGDDWLAPGHLARTLATIEALSCDFVRNDHVQVTGRSRSVQHVPYGPQLVVGDPRAGILPASRATSVDYPYAWAGMYHRRLLDRGLLHFTDGLRTAEDRPWIWRLHREARSFAAIGLPGIFYRRGVSTSLTQIKDERQLDFIQAFDQVLADTAEDHESDLLLPKAVRTYCAIIAHHIGTIERYEPVVAKKLRSMSTAALGRMPQDVLDRVLNAMDADRAGVLRRLRRRPARTGAAA
- a CDS encoding methylmalonyl-CoA mutase family protein; the encoded protein is MASTESGIPIEPVYGPGDLTTWDPGGKLGEPGAYPYTRGVYPTMYTGKPWTMRQYAGFGTAAESNARYRQLIAGGGTGLSVAFDLPTQMGHDSDAPLAHGEVGKVGVAIDSVEDMRVLFDGIPLDRVSTSMTINAPAALLLLMYQLVAEEHGIAGGQLTGTVQNDVLKEYIARGTYIFPPEHSLRLTADTFRYCKAEIPRWNTISISGYHMAEAGASPAQEIAFTLADGIAYVRTALAAGMEVDEFAPRLSFFFVARTTLLEEVAKFRAARRIWARVMREEFGARDPKSLMLRFHTQTAGVQLTAQQPELNLVRVAVQALGAVLGGTQSLHTNSFDEAIALPTEKSARLALRTQQVLAYETDVPHTVDPFAGSYAVERMTDDVEEAALALMQRVEDMGGAVAAIEAGFQKGEIERNAYRIARETDDGERVVVGVNRFTLEQEERYEPLRVDPAIEDRQREALAALRADRDNDAVATALGALREAAAGTDNVLHPMKEALRARATVGEVCNALREVWGTYEPTDSTW
- a CDS encoding polysialyltransferase family glycosyltransferase; protein product: MAAQSIPCTQIFLASTLYGMATLAAGIDAGSFPPAGRRILLTSNHSLTAEVSPGLADMPGFATLRTRFDEVLDWNAAIAPQHPSAWAPRPEDVPLWERQLRAVWGLGEDRVELIVESIQVPPARTLCTLFPGATVDVYADGLMSYGPTRFRLDPQLGMRVRRVLHLDLVPGLDPLLLTEFDVPPELVPTPEFLKVLAELPSYGPGPTGTGEEAGFGEAPALLLGQYLSALELLSPQEEEELHVEMVRGAHALGHRELVFKPHPSAPAEYSRRAEAEAERLGARLTVVTAPVLAEPLYQRLRPALVVGCFSTGLLTAATLYGLPVARTGTEAVLARLAPYQNSNRIPLTLVDALLPPLADADAVARWTAPGPEGARGALTGLLTAVGFTMQPQVLAPRRAEAERYLAAHLDDRTWRYFKRRRLTTLGLPGGIPAQLSFLPASPAVRRVVRRLRRLRTARPG
- a CDS encoding N-acetylneuraminate synthase family protein — translated: MTVATPNSRLRTFGSRTAGPGRPVYVVGEIGINHNGDLGNAFALIDAAAEAGCDAVKFQKRTPEICTPRDQWDIERDTPWGRMTYIDYRHRVEFGEAEYRSIDEHCAKRCIDWFASPWDTEAVAFLEKFDVPAHKVASASLTDDELLRALRATGRTVVLSTGMSTPKQIRHAVEVLGSDNILLCHATSTYPAKAEELNLRVINSLQEEYPNVPIGYSGHETGLQTTLAAVALGATFVERHITLDRAMWGSDQAASVEPGGLTRLVRDIRTIETALGDGVKRVYDSELGPMKKLRRVQGELASV
- the leuE gene encoding leucine efflux protein LeuE yields the protein MLGVTDLPTYLVGLILIILLPGPNSLYVLSVAARRGVRTGYKAAAGVFSGDAVLMVLAAAGAGALLQASPVAFGIVKLLGAGYLTWLAVGMMRGAWALWRSRTERTEAPADLQAADGGEGERPYRRALLISLFNPKAILFLVSFFVQFVDPSYAYPALSFLLLGALLQLGSFLYLTLLIFSGTRLSAAFRRRKRLSAGATSAACVLFLGFAAKLAVS
- a CDS encoding L,D-transpeptidase family protein produces the protein MHRQRVIVRTLGVATAVALAATACGPQKTEPAGSASSVPSASAAGSTPESSPSTDDKPADASPSPSPSASQSPSASPSPTTVKAIMANGDDSEQVRELQARLKQLKYMTVAPTGFYGSKTTAAVKSFQAKNGLTASGSVDEATWKKVQGLSKKPTADELRPPTVNEVDAPDPRCMTGRVMCISKESRTLAWMIDGKIVSTLDVRFGSENTPTREGQFKVEWKAKDWTSTIYHTPMPYSMFFSQGQAVHYSADFAARGYAGASHGCVNVRDKGKLAALFEQVQVGDKVVVYW